A region from the Citrobacter koseri ATCC BAA-895 genome encodes:
- the ldtE gene encoding L,D-transpeptidase LdtE has protein sequence MKRASLIAVTLFGAYSAFQAAWAVDYPLPPANSRLVGQNQTYTVQAGDKNLQAIARRFDTAAMLILEANNTIAPVPKPGTPIIIPSQLLLPDAPREGIIVNLAELRLYYFPPGENSVQVYPIGIGLEGLETPVMATRVGQKIPNPTWTPTAGIRKRSLERGITLPPVVPAGPNNPLGRFALRLAYGNGEYLIHGTNAPDSVGLRVSSGCIRMNAPDIKALFAQVRTGTPVRVINEPVKFAVEPNGMRYVEVHRPLSPEEEQNVQTMPYVLPAGFTQFKATQEVDERLVENALYRRAGYPVAVTSGQAPVASGRSVVESAQNSQPGSGAETQATQ, from the coding sequence ATGAAACGTGCGTCTCTCATTGCAGTTACACTTTTCGGCGCTTACAGCGCATTTCAGGCGGCCTGGGCAGTGGATTACCCCTTGCCGCCAGCAAACAGTCGCCTTGTCGGGCAGAATCAAACCTATACCGTGCAAGCGGGGGATAAAAACTTACAGGCGATTGCCCGGCGTTTTGATACTGCCGCAATGTTGATCCTGGAGGCAAATAATACCATCGCGCCGGTCCCTAAACCGGGGACGCCGATTATCATTCCATCTCAACTGTTATTACCCGATGCGCCGCGTGAAGGCATTATTGTGAACCTGGCGGAGTTACGACTCTATTATTTCCCGCCGGGTGAAAATAGTGTTCAGGTTTACCCTATCGGTATTGGTTTAGAGGGGCTGGAAACGCCGGTGATGGCGACGCGCGTCGGGCAAAAAATCCCGAATCCGACCTGGACGCCGACGGCAGGTATCCGCAAACGCTCGCTTGAACGCGGCATTACGCTGCCGCCGGTGGTGCCCGCCGGGCCAAATAATCCGTTAGGACGCTTCGCCCTGCGCCTGGCATACGGCAACGGTGAGTATCTCATTCACGGCACCAATGCCCCGGACAGCGTCGGGTTACGCGTCAGTTCCGGCTGTATTCGGATGAACGCGCCGGACATTAAGGCGCTATTTGCACAGGTCAGAACGGGAACGCCGGTACGGGTGATTAACGAACCGGTGAAATTCGCCGTGGAACCAAATGGAATGCGCTACGTTGAAGTACACCGCCCGCTGTCGCCTGAAGAGGAGCAAAACGTACAGACGATGCCGTATGTGTTGCCAGCAGGCTTTACGCAGTTTAAGGCGACTCAGGAGGTGGATGAACGTCTGGTGGAAAACGCGCTGTATCGCCGGGCGGGATATCCGGTTGCCGTTACATCAGGGCAGGCGCCGGTAGCTTCTGGTCGCTCAGTGGTGGAGTCCGCGCAAAACAGCCAACCCGGGAGCGGCGCTGAAACCCAGGCAACGCAGTAG